In Coleofasciculus chthonoplastes PCC 7420, the sequence AAAAGCAGGACGAAAAAAGCGTCAGGCTTTCGGGGTGGACATTCCAGACGAGAGCGGATGTTCAACGTAAAGGATAAAAGAATCCCAAAAACTAATCGGGCAGAGCGTAGACGAGTTGTGCATAGAAAATGGAGAAAGGATGTTCTCAGCGTGACTTGTGGCGTCTGAAATTAGGAGAAGCGAGTTTCATTGGTTTGGGTGTACAGGGTGATGGCAATTTCAATAACCGGTCAGGGGAAGATTACTCTTATCAGTGATTGAGGGCGTCACACTCCAGCCCGACTCCCAACAATCTGAAAAGACTGTGGCACAATTAACGGGGTGCATCTTGAAAAGTCTGGCGTACTTAAAAATTCTATGGCTAAATTTGTCTTTGTAACAGGTGGGGTTGTATCTAGCATCGGTAAGGGTATCGTTGCTGCTAGCTTAGGACGATTACTCAAATCACGGGACTATTCGGTGTCGATTCTTAAGCTAGACCCCTATATTAACGTCGATCCAGGAACTATGAGTCCCTTTCAACATGGGGAAGTCTTTGTCACAGCAGATGGGGCGGAGACGGATTTAGACTTGGGACATTATGAGCGGTTTACGGATACGCTGATGTCTCGCCTCAATAGTGTCACCACCGGATCAATCTATCAGGCGGTTCTGAATAAAGAGCGTCGCGGTGACTACATGGGGGGAACGGTTCAGGTGATTCCCCATATTACCAATGAGATTAAAGAACGGATTCATCGGGTGGCAAAAAATACCAATCCGGATGTGGTAATTACCGAAATTGGGGGAACCGTCGGGGATATTGAATCCTTACCATTTTTGGAAGCGATTCGTCAATTCCGTAAGGATGTGGGGCGCAATAATGTGCTGTATATGCACGTCACCCTGCTACCGTGGATTCCGTCAGCGGGTGAAATGAAAACCAAGCCGACTCAGCATTCGGTGAAAGAACTGCGTTCGATTGGCATTCAACCGGATATTTTAGTTTGTCGGTGCGATCGCCCCCTGCAACCAGGGATTAAAGAGAAACTCTCGGAGTTCTGTGATGTGCCTGTAGAATCCGTGATTACCTCTCCCGATGCCAATAGCATCTATGAAGTCCCCCTGATTCTAGAACAAGAAGGACTGGCAAACCAAAGCTTAGATTTATTACAACTCCCCCAACGGGAACCTGATTTAAGCCAGTGGCAAACCTTGGTGGAACGTATGCATCGCCCCATCCATCAGGTGGAAATTGCCATTGTCGGTAAGTATATCCGCTTGAGTGACGCTTATCTGTCGGTTGTCGAAGGATTGCGCCACGCCGCGATCGCATTAGGGAGCGAATTCAACATCCGTTGGGTAAGTTCGGAAGATATTGAAACCGAGGGTGCGGAAAAGTTTTTAGCGGGAGCCAACGCGATCATTGTTCCGGGAGGCTTTGGTATCCGAGGCGTCGATGGCAAAGTAGCA encodes:
- a CDS encoding CTP synthase — encoded protein: MAKFVFVTGGVVSSIGKGIVAASLGRLLKSRDYSVSILKLDPYINVDPGTMSPFQHGEVFVTADGAETDLDLGHYERFTDTLMSRLNSVTTGSIYQAVLNKERRGDYMGGTVQVIPHITNEIKERIHRVAKNTNPDVVITEIGGTVGDIESLPFLEAIRQFRKDVGRNNVLYMHVTLLPWIPSAGEMKTKPTQHSVKELRSIGIQPDILVCRCDRPLQPGIKEKLSEFCDVPVESVITSPDANSIYEVPLILEQEGLANQSLDLLQLPQREPDLSQWQTLVERMHRPIHQVEIAIVGKYIRLSDAYLSVVEGLRHAAIALGSEFNIRWVSSEDIETEGAEKFLAGANAIIVPGGFGIRGVDGKVAAIEYARTQKIPFLGLCLGMQCSVIEWAQNIALLEDAHSAEFVPNARNPVINLLPEQQDVVDLGGTMRLGMCPCRILPNTLAASLYEEEVIYERHRHRYEFNNAYRNLLLDTGYMISGTSPDGRLVEIIEYPDHPFFLATQFHPEFSSRPSTPHPLFKGFVQAAIEQCQSEDAISPTNASIIQQSPVQVS